The Candidozyma auris chromosome 1, complete sequence genome includes a region encoding these proteins:
- a CDS encoding F-box protein, which yields MTGSDQSLSFTELPTEIYICILKYLHFEDWVALTMVNRKLRSILDTPLFLNMIYEMTFGKAMDDFCLRSTPVSKSVPHKVFRFLAMLNENNASVRPSLRLLKQPEAILPIASMMESNEERLLQLIKSLSEEKCLDLTTYAFLRKIFQLQNYEIANRYFEKQDYGEHSEENFFQITRYSSDFLHHAKYRDRIHTKIHKALDNIQGLQRKKGTLKFQNKAVYSQFLKTFMTTVLHQLPSGPMEQRWVTILALYAGKLTSDQKGLRQLFVIHLLKRFVEERLFNRYDIVIGDQPIDVSPEIKNKILLLGEDAILYNDSKIKQMSTRTLRKWGLLRHDAYPENLFDFEFLYNDIRLQDLTPEKNWALTVPSSYTFEHVKEICVYSRINTEQYAKSINLKPDLNACLNDGKFLFRRGDLVMSHFHGIVGVVAEDTPLESEMMNINGINSGITDSFRRGDFKKIEPTDVSVSREGLQDFVYWLTRNDSFIHLIGTKYTHLVLENDGFRLIASQHTTPFRIEW from the coding sequence ATGACGGGATCAGACCAAAGTTTGTCGTTTACCGAGCTCCCAACAGAGATATACATATGCATATTGAAATACCTACATTTTGAGGATTGGGTGGCCTTGACGATGGTCAACCGAAAACTCAGGCTGATTCTCGATACGCCACTCTTCTTAAACATGATATATGAGATGACGTTTGGAAAGGCAATGGACGATTTCTGTCTCAGATCGACTCCCGTATCCAAAAGTGTACCACATAAAGTGTTTCGCTTTTTGGCAATGCTAAACGAGAATAATGCTTCCGTGCGTCCTTCACTACGACTACTTAAACAGCCTGAGGCAATTCTACCCATTGCCTCCATGATGGAGAGCAATGAGGAACGATTACTCCAGCTTATAAAATCATTACTGGAAGAAAAATGTCTTGATTTGACAACATATGCCTTTTTGAGGAAGATCTTTCAGTTGCAGAACTATGAAATTGCCAATAgatattttgaaaagcaagATTATGGAGAGCACAGCGAAGAAAATTTCTTCCAGATCACCCGATACTCTTCGGATTTTTTACATCACGCCAAGTATAGAGACCGTATTCACACAAAAATCCATAAAGCCTTGGATAACATACAAGGACtccagagaaagaaaggaacCTTGAAATTTCAGAATAAGGCGGTGTACAGTcagttcttgaaaacatTCATGACAACCGTACTTCATCAGCTTCCTAGTGGGCCAATGGAGCAAAGATGGGTGACAATTCTTGCGCTTTACGCTGGGAAACTAACGAGTGACCAAAAGGGCTTGAGGCAACTTTTTGTGATccatcttctcaaaagatttgTCGAGGAACGATTGTTCAACAGGTACGACATTGTCATTGGCGATCAGCCTATTGATGTGCTGCCTGAAATTAAGAACAAAATACTTCTATTAGGAGAGGATGCCATTTTGTACAACGAtagcaaaatcaagcagaTGAGCACGCGTACCTTGAGAAAATGGGGACTTCTTCGCCACGATGCCTACCCTGAGAATCTCTTTGATTTCGAATTTCTCTACAACGACATCAGGCTCCAGGATCTCAcgccagagaagaattggGCTCTCACTGTGCCTAGCTCGTACACCTTCGAACACGTCAAAGAAATCTGCGTATACTCAAGGATCAATACTGAACAGTATGCCAAATCTATAAACTTAAAGCCAGACTTAAATGCGTGCCTCAATGACGGTAAATTTCTTTTCAGACGAGGAGACTTAGTCATGAGTCATTTCCACGGCATAGTGGGTGTTGTCGCAGAGGATACGCCACTAGAGAGCGAAATGATGAATATCAATGGCATCAACTCTGGAATCACGGATCTGTTCCGGCGCGGTGATTTTAAGAAAATCGAACCCACAGACGTTTCTGTTTCCAGAGAAGGACTCCAAGATTTCGTGTACTGGCTTACACGAAATGACTCCTTTATTCACCTTATTGGTACTAAGTACACGCACTTGGTGCTAGAGAATGACGGATTTAGGCTAATTGCATCTCAACATACGACACCTTTTCGCATTGAGTGGTGA
- a CDS encoding putative tRNA acetyltransferase, with translation MGKRGAESQGGNKNKKYKQSGFIDPNTSGVYATCNRGREAGCRKELMNLLSTKCEEWYPDWEKSVGDETEQDEKEFSVEDQIKQELASLKKEKSAKTTLFSPIDLGCECLVFIKIRKPVEPAEFIRRICKEASQSREKQTRFTQKLTPITYSVSASIDELKKLAHMVLEPHFHQKEGQKALKFAIQVTRRNFNTLEKDDIIKTIATCVGHEYGHKVDLKNYDKLILVECFKNNVGMSVVSEYLPLEKFNLQQIFEKNMKENEASRVNPTKSENSNGESDEKKATLSDEDAKDTVRK, from the coding sequence ATGGGGAAAAGAGGTGCAGAATCTCAGGGAGGCAataaaaacaaaaagtaCAAGCAGAGTGGATTCATAGATCCTAATACATCGGGTGTTTATGCCACGTGTAATCGTGGAAGAGAGGCCGGATGCCGcaaagagttgatgaaCCTACTCTCCACCAAATGTGAGGAGTGGTATCCTGATTGGGAGAAGAGCGTTGGAGATGAAACGGAACAGGATGAAAAAGAGTTTTCAGTGGAGGATCAGATCAAGCAGGAGTTGgcatctttgaagaaggaaaagtcTGCAAAGACTACACTCTTTCTGCCAATAGATTTAGGGTGCGAATGCTTGGTATTTATCAAGATTAGAAAGCCCGTGGAGCCAGCTGAGTTCATACGAAGAATATGCAAAGAAGCACTGCAACTGAGAGAGAAACAGACAAGATTCACCCAAAAGCTCACGCCTATAACCTACTCTGTATCTGCTTCcattgatgagctcaagaagctcgcACACATGGTGCTTGAACctcactttcatcaaaaagaggGTCAGAAGGCACTTAAATTTGCAATCCAAGTTACCAGGCGAAATTTTAATACTCTTGAGAAGGACGATATCATCAAGACAATTGCGACGTGCGTGGGCCACGAATATGGCCACAAAGTCGACCTTAAGAATTACGacaagctcattttggTCGAATGCTTCAAAAATAACGTGGGCATGAGTGTTGTTAGTGAATACCTCCccttggagaagttcaaTTTGCAGCAAATTTTCGAGAAGAATATGAAGGAGAACGAGGCATCCAGAGTTAACCCAACGAAGTCAGAGAACAGTAACGGAGAGTCagatgaaaagaaggctACTCTTAGTGATGAGGACGCCAAGGACACAGTCCGAAAGTAA
- a CDS encoding chaperone EMC4 yields MSYAELLQPQVKPRESATIASPPGFGLQISSKVKNAPPVKKPTQEELDQLKLKKAWEVATEPAKSVPMNCIMSYMTGNSLQMIPIMMTVMLLINPLKAILFEMNKAFASLETKNSTSLLLPKLVYVFFQLANAGIGLFKIWKMGLIPNGEADWLAWKQATQVIERLRM; encoded by the coding sequence ATGTCATACGCTGAACTACTTCAACCTCAAGTCAAGCCTCGTGAATCAGCAACTATAGCGTCGCCACCTGGGTTTGGCTTGCAGATATCCTCCAAAGTTAAAAATGCTCCTCCTGTGAAGAAACCTACCCAAGAGgaacttgatcaattgaaactcaagaaaGCATGGGAAGTTGCAACTGAGCCGGCAAAATCGGTGCCAATGAACTGTATAATGAGCTACATGACAGGTAACTCTTTACAGATGATTCCTATAATGATGACAGTTATGCTTCTTATAAATCCATTGAAGGCGATTTTGTTTGAGATGAACAAGGCTTTTGCATCGTTGGAAACCAAAAACTCTACCTCCTTGCTTCTTCCGAAGCTTGTCTACGTCTTCTTTCAACTAGCAAATGCTGGAATAGGTTTGTTTAAAATATGGAAGATGGGGCTCATTCCGAATGGCGAGGCCGACTGGCTAGCTTGGAAACAGGCAACGCAGGTGATTGAACGCTTGAGAATGTGA
- the UME1 gene encoding Ume1p, with amino-acid sequence METIAAQRQILGEHQLREQVINEEFKIWKKTVPLLYDTIHTQALEHSSLSVDFLPNYTYSDDKNTISVQLVLGTNSYTKEADFVRLASLDLPATLAPDFSKDAISLPDNNVSTFKITKSWNHPGEVNKVKVSPDGRKIATFDNTGVIHLFDIEESNSIDYKFHSSEGYSLEWVSQKEFLSGANDAKIVLWDVSNPGEPIKQFNSHSAVINDISYSKPSQHLFASVADDFTTHVHDIRSPSNLPAIAIENSHAQNAVAAHPEIASLIATGGKDNVVNLWDLRNTKEPVRLLFGHNDSVVGLKWDPGFSPSHLYSWALDKRVLTWDLNNLGTEYTYPTSETDSRRKTKFTEDPCLKFVHGGHTNRINEVAVHPKIPDLFASVGDDTLLEVFKPKTIVEEEEAESEAAEDEEENEGGEKQEEKENASKEEDKMDVDEKNDGNKEGEKEEADAEKSS; translated from the coding sequence ATGGAAACGATTGCAGCACAGAGGCAAATCCTCGGCGAGCACCAGCTTCGAGAGCAGGTGATAAACGAAGAGTTCAAAATTTGGAAAAAAACTGTGCCCCTTCTCTACGACACTATCCACACTCAGGCATTAGAACACTCGCTGTTATCAGTGGATTTCCTTCCAAATTACACGTATAGCGACGACAAAAATACCATTTCCGTCCAGCTTGTATTGGGCACCAACTCATATACAAAAGAGGCAGATTTTGTGCGTTTAGCATCGTTGGACTTGCCCGCTACATTGGCGCCCGATTTCTCCAAAGACGCTATTCTGCTACCAGACAATAACGTGAGTACATTCAAAATCACAAAGAGCTGGAACCACCCAGGCGAAGTGAACAAGGTGAAAGTGTCTCCTGATGGCAGAAAAATTGCAACTTTTGACAACACTGGTGTCATTCACTTGTTCGATATTGAGGAATCCAACCTGATTGACTACAAATTCCACTCCAGTGAGGGATACTCTTTGGAATGGGTTTCCCAAAAAGAGTTCTTATCAGGCGCCAACGATGCTAAAATTGTCCTTTGGGACGTTTCCAACCCTGGTGAGCCCATAAAACAGTTCAACTCTCACTCTGCTGTTATCAACGATATTAGCTACAGCAAACCTTCTCAACATTTGTTCGCTTCTGTGGCTGATGATTTCACCACACACGTTCATGACATTCGTTCTCCATCAAACCTCCCGGCTATTGCTATTGAAAACAGCCACGCCCAGAATGCTGTAGCAGCTCACCCTGAAATAGCGCTGCTCATAGCAACGGGCGGTAAAGACAATGTGGTCAATTTGTGGGACTTGAGAAACACAAAAGAACCAGTAAGATTACTTTTTGGTCACAATGATTCCGTGGTGGGACTCAAATGGGACCCTGGTTTCAGCCCTTCCCACTTGTACTCGTGGGCTCTTGACAAAAGAGTATTGACTTGGGACTTGAACAATTTGGGCACGGAATACACATATCCCACGTCAGAGACCGATTCAAGGCGCAAGACAAAATTTACTGAGGATCCATGTCTCAAGTTTGTTCACGGTGGCCACACAAACAGGATCAACGAGGTCGCTGTGCACCCAAAAATCCCAGATCTTTTCGCTTCTGTTGGCGACGACACCTTGCTCGAAGTGTTCAAGCCTAAGACGATAgtggaggaagaggaagccGAGCTGGAAGCGGCagaggacgaggaagagaatgagGGTGGAGAGAAAcaggaggagaaggagaacgcctcgaaggaagaagacaagaTGGATGTggatgaaaaaaatgacgggaacaaagaaggtgagaaggaagaagcagatgCAGAAAAATCTTCGTAA
- the SPP1 gene encoding Spp1p: MTDIAVKPGTPVSQAFQDFDLDRKRKSKSPALLDPRSGKDHDDSETPEEIAKQYKKYQNAPKYNLNSEELFCICRRPDHGGELMIGCDGCEEWFHFTCMKMNEAYQSLIDKFYCKFCQWQGKGRTRYNKICRLPGCMKPIRSELKSKYCSEECGLEYMKRFLEESEKLSREEMKFALTKCRARDDLVSFGATFPELPEIANQNFEKLPENIQRKLSSSESKMKKIEKDLQVCNMQEEYLGLRKEVVKKVNEALKEKSKSENDADEEEGPSKKKKKKSKSAQFDLCCFDSSLYDDKPEEFYANALENSANTVANCVEHIVALYREQQDGKESKESTVCLQDRRKCLKHNGWWNLIADELWKRSIELQDSLVLLENEKQETVRDYSVQVYEDDS, from the coding sequence ATGACCGATATAGCAGTGAAACCGGGAACGCCTGTGAGCCAGGCGTTTCAAGACTTTGATCTAGATAGAAAACGGAAATCAAAGTCGCCAGCATTACTCGATCCGAGAAGTGGCAAAGATCACGATGACTCAGAAACCCCCGAGGAGATCGCCAAACAGTACAAGAAATACCAGAACGCTCCCAAATACAACCTTAACTCTGAGGAACTCTTCTGCATCTGCCGAAGACCTGATCACGGCGGAGAGCTCATGATAGGCTGCGATGGGTGTGAGGAATGGTTCCATTTCACTTGTATGAAGATGAATGAAGCCTACCAACTGCTAATAGATAAATTCTACTGCAAGTTTTGTCAATGGCAGGGTAAAGGTCGCACACGCTATAACAAGATCTGTCGTCTTCCTGGTTGTATGAAACCCATACGATCGGAGCTCAAATCAAAATACTGCTCAGAAGAGTGTGGGCTTGAGTATATGAAAAGGTTTCTTGAGGAGCTGGAAAAGTTAAGCAGGGAAGAGATGAAGTTTGCATTGACGAAGTGTAGAGCTCGAGATGATCTTGTGAGCTTTGGGGCCACTTTTCCCGAGCTCCCTGAGATCGCTAATCAGAACTTTGAGAAGCTACCCGAAAACATTCAGAGGAAGTTGAGCTCTAGCGAgagcaaaatgaaaaagattgaGAAAGATTTACAGGTTTGCAATATGCAAGAGGAATACCTTGGGCTTCGTAAGGAGGTTGTAAAGAAAGTGAATGAGGCGTTGAAAGAGAAGTCGAAATCAGAAAATGATGCggatgaggaggaagggccctcaaagaagaagaaaaagaaatccaAGTCTGCTCAGTTCGACCTTTGCTGCTTTGATAGCTCTCTTTACGACGACAAACCAGAGGAATTCTATGCCAATGCTCTCGAAAACTCCGCAAATACCGTTGCGAATTGCGTTGAACACATTGTCGCTCTATACCGCGAGCAACAGGatggcaaagaaagcaaagaaagtaCGGTCTGCCTTCAAGACAGAAGGAAGTGTCTCAAGCATAATGGTTGGTGGAACCTCATCGCAGATGAGCTCTGGAAAAGGCTGATTGAACTTCAGGACTCGCTTGTTCTTTTAGAAAATGAAAAGCAAGAGACTGTGAGAGATTACAGCGTGCAAGTTTACGAAGATGACTCATAG
- the DIT1 gene encoding Dit1p yields MTITEKTTFERIHFLYSRDDNRFLTLRKQKFANTSENEIWEALTSSKAVEEADLTVRDLSECKAFEKVTADSVVGVITEKFSPSKFDLWFIKTVLNNSYIRHNLIKYNGMGAYYAEVITDLFEKSLRNISKEDRWGEGKASFLKCVEFFTSRNLPIESVLPAFPCKSPNPEKVASCYPDMAEELAIKRIIKFVQAVQKVYPPGMKFYLVSDGHVFSDCIHVDDDMVDLYFKKLEALYHRVKPNEFDGIIFRGLNDCFRSTEKEFIADLLREVDVDHHIPTQLDKETEFNRKVLMLGCDDNADLLRKQIKTPNHPRLYLYRGFSKFMCEDLARTEIAKAVSKKKYKKLISAIAFEMIRRNDAYSNLVELIFPFHLRFSIHAHHNAGPKFGIRLLDPAICTVAGHDQNEEDRLLHIPTPWHNSIFKMDNSEKFIVSPSRLADELDANEKVEGGWNEEQRLFLYRYI; encoded by the coding sequence ATGACCATCACAGAGAAGACGACCTTCGAGCGTATTCATTTTCTCTATAGCAGAGACGATAATAGATTCTTGACCTTGCGTAAGCAAAAGTTCGCTAATACCTCTGAAAATGAGATTTGGGAAGCTTTGACGAGTAGCAAGGCtgtggaagaagctgacTTGACGGTCAGAGATTTAAGTGAATGCAAGGCATTTGAAAAGGTCACAGCTGACAGTGTCGTTGGTGTCATTACCGAAAAATTCAGCCCATCCAAGTTTGACTTGTGGTTCATCAAGACGGTCTTGAATAACAGCTATATTCGGCAcaatttgatcaagtaTAATGGAATGGGTGCGTATTATGCCGAGGTAATCACCGACTTGTTTGAAAAGTCACTCAGAAATATCTCGAAAGAAGATAGATGGGGCGAAGGCAAAGCATCTTTTCTTAAATGTGTTGAGTTTTTTACCTCCAGAAATTTGCCCATCGAGTCTGTGCTCCCAGCATTTCCATGCAAGTCACCTAACCCAGAAAAGGTAGCTTCCTGTTATCCAGACATGGCGGAGGAGCTCGCaatcaaaagaatcatcaagttcGTTCAAGCCGTGCAAAAGGTCTATCCTCCTGGAATGAAGTTCTATCTTGTCAGTGATGGCCATGTTTTCAGTGACTGCATTCATGTTGATGACGACATGGTAGACCTttatttcaagaagctcgaggCCCTCTATCATCGTGTGAAGCCCAATGAATTTGACGGCATTATTTTTAGGGGTCTCAATGACTGCTTCCGATCTACTGAGAAGGAATTTATTGCAGACCTCTTGAGAGAAGTCGACGTTGACCATCACATCCCTACACAGTTAGACAAAGAAACTGAGTTCAACCGCAAAGTTTTGATGCTTGGATGCGACGACAATGCTGACCTTTTGAGGAAGCAGATCAAGACCCCAAACCACCCACGTCTCTATTTATACCGAGGATTCAGCAAGTTCATGTGCGAGGACCTTGCTAGAACCGAAATTGCCAAGGCtgttctgaagaagaagtataaAAAACTAATTCTGGCTATTGCGTTTGAAATGATCAGAAGAAATGATGCTTATTCCAACTTGGTAGAGCTCATTTTTCCTTTCCATTTGAGATTTTCCATTCATGCACATCATAATGCCGGGCCAAAATTTGGCATTCGTTTGTTAGATCCTGCGATTTGCACTGTTGCTGGACATGATCAGAACGAAGAAGATCGGTTGCTTCACATACCAACACCTTGGCATAACAGTATTTTTAAGATGGACAACTCTGAGAAGTTCATTGTGTCTCCCTCAAGATTAGCAGACGAGCTTGATGCAAACGAGAAGGTCGAAGGCGGCTGGAATGAGGAGCAAAGATTGTTTCTTTATCGCTATATTTGA
- the CMK1 gene encoding protein kinase: protein MSPEPDVWPPFQAPKIIRSSSQDANKECPYVLSKKVLGTGSYSKVYECRNTKTGAHYAAKQYEKRLIYGMESSLQSEFQILKQVSFGHKNILSLIDYFETQNHLYLVTDLALGGDLFDKICESREGKLSVRDTRDVLSAALSGLSYLHSHKIVHRDIKAENIVFASSSSKPSSLLLADFGLAVLVKDNYYQVHEQGGTLSYMAPECFLSCACSFPVDMWAVGVLTYYMLCGYMPFDCDSDEETKDLISKADFIFEPTEYWEGVPESAKDFIANCFILDPEKRITASEALNHPFVVNAPLARSSSNNISKMLQAAVWKLHSLQNMQSQTSSTQLTQGPSKVSSVSSRLSLNNLPSSSIASPSIDRLLGERCYSPHIVSSFCTPVGSNQVSPVNSSTHLRTPELEKSRMAFIPSGKNKATFII from the coding sequence ATGAGCCCTGAGCCAGACGTGTGGCCTCCCTTTCAGGCACCGAAGATCATCCGCTCGAGCTCCCAAGACGCCAACAAAGAATGCCCCTATGTGCTCTCGAAGAAGGTCTTGGGCACAGGGTCGTACTCCAAGGTCTATGAGTGCAGAAACACAAAAACGGGCGCCCATTACGCCGCTAAACAGTACGAGAAGAGGCTTATCTACGGGATGGAATCGCTGCTCCAGTCTGAATTTCAGATATTGAAGCAGGTGTCCTTTGGCCACAAGAACATCCTATCACTCATAGACTACTTTGAAACACAGAACCATCTCTACTTGGTGACGGATCTAGCCCTTGGCGGCGACCTTTTTGACAAGATATGCGAATCCAGGGAAGGCAAACTCTCTGTGCGGGACACGAGGGACGTCTTGTCAGCAGCGCTTCTGGGGTTAAGCTATCTACATTCCCACAAGATTGTCCACAGAGATATCAAGGCAGAAAACATTGTCTTCGCgtcgagctcttcaaagccTCTGCTGTTGCTTCTTGCAGACTTCGGACTTGCCGTTTTGGTGAAGGACAATTATTACCAAGTGCACGAGCAGGGAGGAACATTGAGCTACATGGCGCCCGAGTGCTTCCTTCTGTGTGCTTGCAGCTTCCCTGTTGACATGTGGGCCGTTGGAGTTCTTACGTACTACATGCTTTGTGGATATATGCCCTTTGATTGTGATAGTGATGAGGAAACAAAAGATCTCATCAGTAAAGCCGATTTTATCTTTGAGCCAACTGAATATTGGGAAGGCGTTCCAGAATCTGCCAAGGACTTCATTGCAAACTGCTTCATTCTTGACCCCGAGAAACGAATTACGGCGTCCGAGGCGTTGAACCACCCGTTCGTCGTAAATGCTCCTCTTGCCAGGTCTTCCTCAAATAATATTTCAAAAATGCTTCAAGCAGCTGTATGGAAGCTACACAGCCTTCAAAATATGCAATCCCAAACGAGCTCAACGCAACTTACCCAGGGTCCCAGCAAGGTCTCATCGGTGCTGTCAAGGCTCTCATTGAACAATCTTCCTTCGTCCTCAATTGCATCACCCTCAATCGATcgtcttcttggagaaaggTGTTATTCGCCACATATTGTATCTAGTTTCTGTACCCCTGTCGGCTCGAATCAAGTCTCACCAGTTAATTCTCTGACACATTTACGAACTCctgagttggagaagtctCGCATGGCCTTTATTCCTTCGGGAAAGAATAAGGCTACTTTCATAATATAA